In a genomic window of Rhododendron vialii isolate Sample 1 chromosome 12a, ASM3025357v1:
- the LOC131312000 gene encoding protein CELLULOSE SYNTHASE INTERACTIVE 3: protein MKIPDETEETPLNHTTHLLQALLDATPRAHHFKSKWSSIAAKLTSLSSHLSSLSSPNTPTPTNPLSLDLLRSLSLTLSSALSLLTPCLSPSPLPSGKLKTQNDVDSISARLDRHLNDLHVLLKSGVLHDDAVSVSPSSKRDSTRAEARNLITRLQIGTVESKNSAMDSLLTLLQEDDKNVLIAVAQGVVPVLVRLLDCSSSFEVKEKTVNAISRVSAVDSSKHVLIAEGLVLLNNLLRVVESGSGVAREKACIALKALTHSRENARAIGSRGGISSLLAICEAGTPSSQAAAARVLRDLSLFEEVKENFIEENALRILLTLLASGTSLAQENAIGCLCNLVKDDFQLKLLVAREGGIDSLKSYWDSVSNVKSLEVAVELVRHLATLNPICEILVSNGFLNRVVSVLSCGVLGVRISAAKAVYELGFNTKTRKELGELGCIAPLVRMMEGKVGEERESAVKALSNLMGFAGNRSVFRKEERGIVVAVQLLDPLTRNLDRKYPVSLLASLVHSKKCRKQMIAAGACGFLQKLVEMDVEGAKKLLESLGKGKIWGVFARP from the coding sequence ATGAAAATACCAGATGAAACCGAAGAAACCCCGCTCAACCACACAACCCACCTCCTCCAAGCCCTCCTCGACGCCACCCCCCGCGCCCACCACTTCAAATCCAAATGGTCCTCCATCGCCGCCAAGctcacctctctctcctcccacctctcctctctctcctcccccaacACCCCCACCCCAaccaaccctctctctctagacctccTCCGCTCCCTCTCCCTCACCCTCTCCTCCGCCCTCTCCCTCCTCACCCCCTGCCTCTCCCCCTCCCCACTCCCCAGCGGCAAGCTCAAGACCCAGAACGACGTCGACTCCATCTCCGCCCGCCTCGACCGCCACCTCAACGACCTCCACGTCTTGCTTAAATCCGGCGTCCTTCACGACGACGCCGTTTCCGTCTCCCCGTCCTCCAAGCGCGACTCCACACGCGCCGAGGCCAGGAACTTGATCACTCGGCTCCAGATCGGCACCGTCGAATCCAAAAACTCGGCGATGGACTCGCTCCTAACCCTCCTCCAAGAGGACGACAAAAACGTCCTAATCGCCGTGGCGCAGGGGGTCGTTCCCGTGCTCGTTCGCCTACTGGATTGCAGCTCCTCCTTCGAGGTCAAGGAAAAAACCGTCAACGCCATCTCTAGGGTTTCCGCCGTCGATTCGAGCAAACACGTCTTAATCGCCGAGGGTTTGGTACTTCTAAACAACCTTCTTAGAGTAGTTGAATCGGGAAGCGGTGTGGCGAGGGAAAAAGCCTGTATTGCCCTCAAGGCCCTGACCCACTCGAGGGAGAACGCGAGGGCAATTGGGTCAAGAGGGGGGATTTCGTCTCTGCTGGCGATTTGCGAGGCCGGCACGCCGAGCTCGCAGGCCGCAGCGGCCAGGGTCTTGCGCGATTTATCTTTGTTTGAGGAAGTGAAAGAGAATTTTATAGAGGAAAATGCTCTTCGAATACTTCTTACGTTGCTTGCTTCGGGGACTAGTTTGGCGCAGGAGAATGCGATTGGGTGTTTGTGTAATTTGGTGAAGGATGATTTTCAGTTGAAGTTGTTGGTTGCCAGAGAAGGTGGGATAGATAGTTTGAAAAGTTACTGGGATTCTGTTTCTAATGTGAAAAGTCTCGAGGTGGCAGTCGAGCTGGTGAGGCATTTAGCTACTTTGAATCCAATTTGTGAGATTCTAGTGTCTAACGGGTTCTTGAATAGGGTTGTGTCCGTTTTGAGTTGCGGGGTTTTGGGAGTGAGGATTTCGGCTGCCAAAGCGGTTTACGAATTGGGTTTTAATACGAAAACCCGAAAGGAGTTGGGGGAATTGGGGTGCATTGCGCCGCTGGTTAGGATGATGGAAGGGAAagtgggggaggagagagaatcgGCTGTGAAGGCGCTGTCGAATCTGATGGGTTTTGCTGGGAATCGAAGCGTTTTTAGGAAAGAAGAGAGGGGGATTGTTGTTGCAGTGCAGCTTTTGGATCCTTTGACGAGAAATTTGGATAGGAAATACCCTGTTTCTCTGTTGGCCTCACTTGTTCATTCCAAGAAGTGCCGGAAACAGATGATCGCGGCTGGTGCTTGTGGCTTCTTGCAAAAACTCGTTGAGATGGATGTGGAGGGGGCTAAGAAGCTGCTGGAAAGCCTTGGAAAGGGAAAGATTTGGGGCGTTTTTGCAAGACCATAG
- the LOC131312001 gene encoding CASP-like protein 1F1 gives MDISEPKNMQDPRLKTQKYYLASQISLRSLAAVVSLTAATLAITDKQIITVSGIELEARYSYSSAFKYFASATIIACVFSVMSLIVAIDLDRKCSDSKIYFYMFLHDLVGTAMVISATSAATAIGLVAKDGNNHLGWMAICGDFVKFCNKMTVAVVLSYFSFVLYLLLTIISAKKIQA, from the exons ATGGATATCAGTGAACCAAAAAACATGCAAGACCCACGtctcaaaacacaaaaatactACCTGGCATCCCAAATTTCCTTGAGATCTTTGGCAGCTGTTGTTTCATTAACTGCTGCAACCCTTGCGATCACCGATAAGCAGATTATCACCGTCTCTGGCATCGAGTTGGAGGCCCGATACAGCTACTCCTCCGCTTTCAA GTACTTCGCTTCTGCAACGATAATCGCATGTGTCTTCTCTGTGATGTCGTTGATCGTAGCTATCGATCTTGATCGAAAATGCTCGGATTCAAAAATCTACTTCTACATGTTTCTGCATGATCTG GTTGGGACAGCAATGGTGATTTCGGCAACCTCCGCCGCCACTGCAATTGGGTTAGTGGCCAAAGATGGGAATAATCACCTTGGCTGGATGGCCATTTGCGGAGATTTTGTTAAATTCTGCAACAAAATGACCGTTGCTGTCGTTCTCTCCTACTTCAGTTTCGTGTTGTATCTACTTCTCACAATCATTTCCGCCAAAAAAATTCAGGCTTGA